One genomic window of Prochlorococcus sp. MIT 0801 includes the following:
- a CDS encoding aldo/keto reductase has translation MARNKYSKNNSIPRRRFGRTEIQIPVLSLGGMRFQQSWKDLDSKEINNQQQDNLQKIINQAAKNGMHHIETARHYGTSERQIGWASDQIEDPKRILQTKVPPNNDPVIFEQELELSMSRLGSKKIDLLAIHGINLPEHLDMTIRPNGCLQIVRRWQKDGLIGHVGFSTHANVDLIIKTIETGFFDYVNLHWYFIRQENERALQAAYANDMGVFIISPTDKGGHLHTPSLKLLDLCSPLHPIEFNDLFCLRDKRIHTLSVGASNPEDLDIHLSAISKMETMQGAINTIEKRLINASYKSLGASWLTTWNIGLPRWDQTPGEINIPILLWLNNLLEAWNMESFVKDRYGLLGRGGHWFPGENADCLDCEVSEDDLKKVLINSPWSSEIPFVLRKLKDRLGGERRDRLWGI, from the coding sequence GTGGCAAGAAATAAATATAGTAAAAACAATTCAATTCCTAGAAGAAGATTTGGGCGAACTGAGATTCAGATCCCAGTCTTATCTCTGGGAGGGATGCGCTTTCAACAAAGCTGGAAGGATTTAGATTCTAAAGAGATCAATAATCAACAGCAAGACAACTTGCAAAAAATAATTAACCAAGCCGCTAAAAACGGTATGCATCATATAGAAACTGCTCGTCATTATGGCACATCAGAGCGCCAGATAGGCTGGGCCTCCGATCAAATCGAAGACCCAAAAAGAATATTACAAACAAAAGTCCCACCAAATAATGATCCTGTGATATTTGAGCAAGAACTTGAGTTAAGTATGAGTAGATTAGGTTCCAAAAAAATTGATTTATTAGCTATTCATGGTATCAACCTACCTGAGCACTTAGATATGACTATTCGTCCTAACGGATGTCTACAGATTGTTCGTCGTTGGCAAAAAGATGGTCTTATTGGTCATGTTGGCTTCTCAACTCATGCAAACGTTGACCTGATAATTAAAACAATTGAAACAGGATTTTTTGATTATGTTAATTTGCATTGGTATTTTATTCGTCAGGAAAACGAAAGAGCTTTGCAAGCCGCATATGCTAATGATATGGGCGTTTTTATTATAAGTCCTACTGATAAAGGAGGCCATTTACATACACCGTCATTGAAACTTTTAGATTTATGTAGTCCTTTGCATCCAATTGAATTTAATGATCTGTTTTGTTTGAGGGATAAACGAATTCATACATTAAGTGTTGGAGCCTCAAACCCTGAAGATCTGGATATTCATTTAAGTGCGATTTCTAAAATGGAGACCATGCAAGGGGCAATTAATACCATAGAAAAGCGACTTATAAATGCCTCGTATAAGTCGCTTGGAGCGTCATGGTTGACTACTTGGAATATAGGACTCCCCCGTTGGGATCAAACTCCAGGAGAGATTAATATACCTATTTTGTTATGGCTAAATAATTTATTAGAGGCTTGGAATATGGAAAGCTTCGTTAAAGATCGTTATGGTCTTTTAGGGAGAGGAGGACATTGGTTCCCAGGGGAAAATGCAGATTGCTTGGATTGTGAAGTGAGTGAGGATGACTTGAAAAAAGTGTTGATTAATAGCCCGTGGAGCTCTGAAATACCTTTTGTACTGAGAAAATTGAAAGATAGATTAGGGGGAGAAAGAAGGGACAGATTATGGGGGATTTAG
- a CDS encoding sodium:solute symporter family protein: protein MTFIDWFILFVYLIFSLILGIYISLKNHNEADYFVAGRRLNGLLAGMSMAATTFSIDTPLYVAGIIGTRGLAGNWEWWSFGLAHVAMTIIFAPMWRRSGVLTDAAFTELRYGGRAAAYLRGIKAFLLSVPINCIGIGYAFLAMRKVAESLGAVDGHLVFGPFTDTMLLMTLVALFLLVYTVLGGLWAVVVNDFVQLVFAILGAFAVCFVALDASGGMTDLLTKLEALDRPELLSLFPWTFNKNGFNWLDSSGISITTFFAFISLQWWSFRRSDGGGEFIQRLLATKDEKQATLAGIVFLIVNYLIRSWLWILVGFAGLVLLPQQTDWELSYPNLAVKYLPPVGLGLVVVSLVAAFMSTVSTSINWGASYLTHDLYKRFVRPSAGPREMIFMGQIASILLLLIGVLTALFSNSIGSMFRLVIAIGTGPGAVLVLRWFWWRVNALAELSAMLSGFFIGLITSVSPYFIIEDFGKRLLFTTSFSAVIWLLTLLFTKPESEETLNEFVKQVKPPGPGWKKIRKTLNIDPVDSFSMLGSRFLLGSGILYGGLVSIGAFLLHQERSAWIALSIAVSCAFLIKKTRLITQ from the coding sequence ATGACATTCATTGATTGGTTTATTCTATTTGTTTATTTGATCTTTTCCTTGATATTAGGAATTTATATCTCTCTGAAAAATCATAATGAAGCAGACTATTTTGTTGCTGGTCGTCGTCTGAATGGATTGCTGGCAGGTATGTCTATGGCTGCAACAACGTTTTCTATTGACACACCTCTTTATGTGGCCGGTATTATTGGGACTAGAGGCTTGGCGGGAAACTGGGAGTGGTGGAGTTTTGGCCTTGCACATGTTGCTATGACAATTATATTCGCGCCAATGTGGAGACGTAGTGGAGTATTGACTGATGCAGCCTTTACTGAATTACGTTATGGGGGGCGTGCAGCAGCTTACTTAAGAGGTATAAAAGCTTTTTTACTCTCAGTTCCAATCAATTGTATTGGGATTGGTTATGCTTTCTTGGCAATGCGTAAAGTGGCTGAATCATTAGGTGCAGTAGATGGACATCTTGTATTTGGACCCTTTACTGACACGATGCTTTTAATGACTTTAGTTGCTTTATTTTTGCTTGTTTATACTGTACTAGGCGGGCTTTGGGCAGTAGTTGTTAATGATTTTGTACAACTAGTATTCGCTATTTTAGGTGCATTTGCTGTTTGCTTTGTCGCACTTGATGCTTCAGGTGGCATGACGGATTTGTTGACAAAGTTAGAGGCATTAGATCGACCCGAGCTGCTTTCTTTATTTCCATGGACATTCAATAAAAATGGTTTCAATTGGTTGGATAGCTCAGGAATAAGTATTACTACTTTTTTCGCTTTTATTTCTTTGCAGTGGTGGAGTTTTAGACGTAGTGATGGTGGTGGGGAATTTATTCAACGTTTATTGGCCACAAAAGATGAAAAACAAGCAACTTTGGCAGGAATAGTTTTTTTAATTGTTAATTATCTTATTCGCAGTTGGCTTTGGATTTTAGTTGGGTTTGCTGGTTTAGTCCTCTTGCCTCAACAAACTGACTGGGAATTAAGTTATCCAAACCTCGCTGTCAAATATTTGCCACCTGTGGGACTTGGATTAGTAGTGGTTTCATTGGTCGCTGCGTTTATGAGTACCGTAAGTACTTCAATCAATTGGGGGGCAAGTTATCTTACTCATGATCTGTATAAAAGATTTGTTAGGCCATCTGCTGGGCCTAGAGAAATGATTTTTATGGGCCAGATTGCAAGTATTTTGTTGCTTCTAATTGGAGTCCTCACGGCTTTATTTAGTAACAGTATTGGTTCAATGTTTAGACTTGTTATTGCAATAGGTACAGGTCCAGGTGCTGTTCTGGTCCTTCGTTGGTTTTGGTGGAGGGTTAATGCTCTAGCGGAACTTTCGGCAATGTTGAGCGGTTTTTTTATAGGATTAATTACCTCAGTTTCGCCTTATTTCATAATTGAAGATTTTGGAAAAAGACTCTTATTTACTACTTCATTTTCAGCTGTAATTTGGCTGCTAACTTTGCTTTTTACTAAGCCAGAGTCAGAAGAGACACTAAATGAATTTGTTAAACAAGTAAAACCCCCAGGCCCTGGTTGGAAAAAAATAAGGAAAACTTTGAATATTGATCCAGTTGACTCTTTTTCAATGCTTGGATCTCGCTTTTTATTAGGCTCAGGAATTCTCTATGGTGGCTTAGTAAGTATCGGAGCTTTCTTGTTACACCAAGAGAGGAGCGCTTGGATTGCACTCTCCATTGCTGTGAGTTGTGCGTTTTTAATCAAGAAAACAAGACTAATAACTCAATAA
- a CDS encoding DNA-directed RNA polymerase subunit beta', with translation MTSSSPKTRKSSTKSKAKRGSKAKKAAEMKVVQRLSKTPPPFRNKVVDKKVLKNLVAWAFKHHGTAATASMADNLKDLGFRYATQAAVSISVDDLKVPEAKQDLLGQAEELITATEECYRLGEITEVERHTKVIDTWTETNERLVDAVKKNFNQNDPLNSVWMMANSGARGNMSQVRQLVGMRGLMANPQGEIIDLPIRTNFREGLTVTEYVISSYGARKGLVDTALRTADSGYLTRRLVDVAQDVIVREEDCGTTRSILISAEDGSFGNRLVGRLTSEQVVNADQEVLAERDTPIDPQLSKKFEQSHIQGVRVRSPLTCEATRSVCRKCYGWALAHNQLVDLGEAVGIVAAQSIGEPGTQLTMRTFHTGGVSTAETGVVRSTLSGKVEFGSKARVRGYRTPHGVEAQQAEVDFNLSIVPTTGGKSQKIDIPIGSLLFVDNGQNIDMDITVAQIASGTVQKSVEKATKDVICDLAGQVRYETIIQPREVTDRQGNITLKAQRLGRLWVLAGDVYNLPPNALPVVTGNVSVKEGQVLAEASQASEFGGEVRLRDSIGDSREVQIVTTSMTLNDFKLLEESTHSGEIWHLEAQDNTRYRLNTIPGSKIGNNEVIAELSDDRFKTETGGLVKYAPGLTIKKARSAKNGYEVSKGGTLLWIPQETHEINKDISLLMIKDRQWIEAGTEVVKDIFSQTAGIVTVTQKNDILREIIVRSGTFKLCKESKALDRFEGDGQIVNPGETIAKGIKTDSMVMVQSVETPEGKGLLLRPVEEFTIPDQAQLPELKHVKQPKGPSLGIKASQRLAFKDGELIKSVEGIELLKTQLMLETFDTTPQMTVDVEVTQDLNSKTGDRLKLVILESILVRRDTTSDSSHGSTHTELQIENAQIVVAGDVVATTQILCKQEGVVQLPDAVDGDPVRRLIVERDEDTITIDSKGTTLLKVGQRVVDGDLVSKDQSIGACGEIENIDGKKVKLRLGRPYMVSPDSVLHVRDGDLVQRGDGLALLVFERQKTGDIVQGLPRIEELLEARRPRDSAILCKKSGTVEIKEGDDDDSLVVSIIEENDAISEYPILLGRNVMVRNSQQVVAGEFLTDGPVNPHELLECFFIDLRDKKPLMDAAQEAIAKLQHRLVSEVQNVYKSQGVAIDDKHIEVIVRQMTSKVRIEDAGDTTFLPGELIELRQVEDTNQAISITGGAPSEFTPVLLGITKASLNTDSFISAASFQETTRVLTEAAIEGKSDWLRGLKENVIIGRLIPAGTGFSGFVEELNAEAGPHPDILAEDPAGYRRIQNLRPDYTVDMPSSPVAKNTSVLADPSEEDLEATRSRHGIDPTTSNFAAFARPTGDDESPEDQMPDPAALEGLQEEGLLSDE, from the coding sequence ATGACTTCTTCCTCTCCTAAAACTCGTAAATCCTCTACTAAATCAAAAGCAAAAAGAGGCTCTAAAGCAAAGAAAGCAGCAGAGATGAAAGTAGTCCAAAGACTTTCTAAAACTCCTCCTCCCTTTAGAAATAAAGTAGTTGATAAGAAAGTTTTGAAAAATTTAGTTGCATGGGCATTCAAGCATCATGGAACAGCTGCAACGGCTTCTATGGCAGATAACTTGAAAGATCTTGGCTTTAGATATGCAACCCAGGCGGCAGTTTCAATTTCTGTTGATGATTTAAAAGTTCCAGAGGCAAAACAGGATTTACTCGGTCAGGCCGAAGAGCTAATCACAGCGACAGAGGAATGCTATAGATTAGGAGAAATTACTGAGGTTGAGAGGCATACAAAAGTTATAGATACTTGGACTGAGACCAATGAAAGATTAGTTGATGCAGTTAAAAAGAATTTCAATCAAAACGATCCATTAAATTCAGTATGGATGATGGCTAATTCAGGAGCCAGAGGAAATATGTCTCAGGTCCGTCAGCTTGTTGGGATGAGAGGATTAATGGCTAATCCTCAAGGAGAGATTATTGACTTGCCCATAAGAACTAATTTTAGAGAGGGTCTAACGGTAACTGAATATGTTATTTCCTCTTATGGAGCTCGTAAAGGTCTTGTTGATACTGCTTTAAGAACTGCTGACTCTGGATATTTAACTAGACGCTTGGTTGACGTCGCTCAAGACGTAATTGTTCGAGAAGAGGATTGTGGTACCACGAGATCAATTTTAATTAGTGCAGAAGATGGAAGCTTTGGTAATAGGCTTGTTGGACGCTTGACCTCTGAACAAGTAGTTAATGCAGACCAAGAAGTTTTAGCTGAAAGAGATACTCCAATTGATCCTCAGCTATCTAAGAAATTTGAACAATCACATATTCAAGGTGTGAGGGTTAGATCTCCTCTTACGTGTGAGGCGACCAGATCAGTTTGTCGTAAATGTTATGGTTGGGCGCTGGCGCATAACCAACTTGTTGATTTAGGGGAAGCGGTAGGTATTGTTGCTGCTCAATCTATTGGGGAGCCAGGTACCCAATTAACTATGAGAACTTTCCATACTGGTGGGGTTTCAACAGCAGAAACTGGTGTGGTTCGCTCCACTCTTTCAGGAAAAGTTGAATTTGGTTCAAAGGCACGAGTAAGAGGTTATAGAACACCACATGGTGTTGAAGCTCAGCAAGCAGAGGTTGATTTTAATCTAAGTATTGTTCCGACAACTGGTGGCAAATCTCAAAAAATTGATATACCTATTGGTTCTCTACTCTTTGTAGACAATGGTCAAAATATTGATATGGATATTACTGTCGCTCAGATTGCCAGTGGAACTGTACAAAAAAGTGTTGAAAAAGCTACTAAAGATGTTATCTGTGATTTGGCTGGACAAGTTAGGTATGAAACAATTATCCAACCTAGAGAGGTCACAGACAGGCAAGGTAATATCACTCTTAAAGCACAACGACTCGGTCGACTTTGGGTTCTAGCAGGAGACGTATATAATTTACCTCCTAATGCATTGCCAGTTGTAACTGGCAATGTTTCTGTAAAAGAGGGACAAGTTTTAGCTGAAGCGAGTCAGGCAAGTGAGTTTGGAGGTGAAGTAAGACTCAGAGATTCTATCGGTGACTCTAGAGAAGTCCAAATAGTCACAACTTCGATGACTTTAAATGATTTTAAATTACTTGAAGAGTCAACGCACTCAGGCGAAATATGGCATCTTGAAGCCCAAGATAATACTCGTTATAGACTGAATACTATTCCTGGAAGCAAAATTGGGAATAACGAGGTAATAGCTGAGTTATCAGATGATCGCTTTAAAACTGAAACAGGTGGACTTGTTAAATATGCCCCTGGGTTGACAATTAAGAAAGCTCGTTCTGCAAAGAATGGCTATGAGGTAAGTAAAGGGGGAACTTTGTTATGGATCCCTCAAGAGACTCATGAAATCAATAAGGATATTTCATTGTTAATGATTAAAGATCGCCAATGGATAGAGGCAGGGACAGAAGTTGTTAAAGATATTTTTAGTCAAACTGCAGGAATAGTTACAGTTACTCAAAAAAATGATATTCTCAGAGAAATAATAGTGAGAAGCGGTACTTTTAAACTTTGTAAAGAAAGTAAAGCACTTGATAGATTTGAAGGAGATGGGCAAATAGTGAATCCCGGAGAAACTATCGCAAAAGGGATTAAGACTGATTCAATGGTAATGGTTCAATCAGTTGAGACACCAGAAGGTAAAGGTCTTTTATTAAGACCTGTAGAGGAATTCACGATTCCTGATCAGGCACAATTACCTGAATTAAAGCATGTTAAACAACCTAAAGGCCCATCACTAGGTATAAAAGCATCTCAAAGACTCGCTTTTAAGGATGGCGAACTTATTAAATCTGTTGAAGGTATTGAGTTGTTGAAAACTCAACTGATGCTTGAGACATTTGACACTACGCCACAGATGACAGTAGACGTAGAAGTAACACAAGACTTAAATTCAAAGACTGGTGATAGATTAAAATTAGTAATACTTGAAAGTATTTTAGTCAGAAGAGATACGACATCTGATTCTAGCCATGGATCAACACACACTGAATTACAGATTGAAAACGCTCAAATTGTTGTAGCTGGAGACGTTGTAGCTACAACGCAGATCTTGTGTAAGCAGGAAGGAGTTGTTCAACTCCCTGATGCTGTTGACGGAGATCCAGTCCGTCGACTTATCGTTGAAAGGGATGAAGATACAATAACAATCGATTCAAAAGGAACTACTCTTTTGAAAGTAGGACAAAGAGTAGTAGATGGAGACTTAGTTTCAAAAGATCAATCAATTGGTGCTTGTGGTGAAATAGAAAATATAGATGGAAAGAAAGTTAAGTTGCGTCTTGGTAGACCTTATATGGTTTCACCAGATTCAGTCCTTCATGTTCGTGATGGTGATCTGGTACAAAGAGGAGATGGTTTGGCTTTGTTGGTTTTTGAAAGACAAAAAACAGGAGATATTGTTCAAGGTTTACCGAGGATTGAAGAATTACTCGAAGCTCGGAGACCCAGGGATTCAGCTATTTTATGCAAAAAATCTGGAACAGTAGAAATTAAAGAAGGAGATGACGATGACTCCTTAGTTGTATCTATTATTGAGGAGAATGATGCGATTTCTGAGTACCCGATTTTGTTAGGTCGTAACGTAATGGTAAGAAATAGCCAACAAGTTGTAGCTGGTGAATTCTTGACTGATGGCCCAGTAAATCCACATGAGCTTTTGGAATGTTTCTTTATAGACCTGCGTGATAAAAAACCTTTAATGGATGCAGCTCAAGAGGCTATAGCTAAGCTCCAGCATAGGCTGGTAAGCGAAGTGCAAAATGTTTATAAATCTCAAGGGGTAGCTATAGACGATAAACATATAGAAGTTATAGTTCGGCAGATGACTAGTAAAGTGCGAATAGAAGATGCTGGAGATACAACATTTTTACCTGGAGAGCTGATCGAACTCAGGCAAGTTGAAGATACAAATCAGGCTATATCGATTACTGGAGGTGCTCCATCGGAATTCACTCCTGTATTACTTGGTATTACAAAAGCATCGCTTAATACCGATAGTTTCATATCAGCGGCTTCATTCCAAGAAACAACTCGAGTTCTTACCGAAGCGGCTATTGAAGGTAAGTCTGATTGGCTTCGTGGACTTAAAGAAAATGTTATTATTGGTCGTTTGATACCTGCCGGTACAGGTTTTAGTGGCTTTGTTGAAGAGTTGAATGCTGAAGCAGGTCCTCATCCAGACATTCTTGCAGAAGATCCGGCTGGCTATCGAAGGATACAAAACCTTAGACCTGACTATACTGTTGATATGCCTTCTTCCCCAGTCGCTAAGAATACCTCTGTTTTGGCTGACCCAAGCGAAGAGGATTTAGAGGCAACTAGAAGTAGACATGGAATTGACCCTACAACGAGCAATTTTGCAGCATTTGCGCGTCCAACAGGCGATGATGAATCGCCTGAAGACCAAATGCCAGATCCTGCTGCGTTGGAGGGATTGCAAGAAGAAGGCCTGCTTTCAGATGAATAA
- a CDS encoding high light inducible protein, whose translation MIDPPVVPKRKLPRYGFHTHTERVNGRWAMIGFIALVLLEFKLGHGLMNW comes from the coding sequence ATGATTGATCCACCTGTAGTACCCAAGCGTAAATTACCTCGCTATGGCTTTCATACACATACAGAAAGAGTTAATGGTAGATGGGCAATGATTGGTTTTATTGCGTTAGTTCTTTTGGAATTTAAATTGGGTCATGGCTTAATGAATTGGTGA
- a CDS encoding HEAT repeat domain-containing protein: protein MNDANQNLSKEGLANLAIDPDLLARELAAQSAGDTLDELELDKTDEDLVNSSKKCDIALKWLQSGNQERLQGLRVFCEHRDSRALPLLVPLLDEPSPVVRMSAVYALGRNPCPQAIDLLLHLLRFDSNAYVRKATAWSLGNYSNAPVLEPLINALKKDVAAVRLWASSSLAEVGLNSLESSLPAANQLLESLQIDGEPIVRSNCIWSLGRLYIHLSEEIKIHIVEAFISVLLNDREPSVRYEARTALEQLDSQEVQKKLKSLIDDGQLV, encoded by the coding sequence ATGAATGATGCAAATCAAAATTTAAGTAAAGAAGGTTTGGCTAACTTGGCCATAGACCCTGATCTCTTGGCTAGAGAATTAGCTGCTCAGTCAGCTGGAGATACTTTAGATGAACTTGAACTAGATAAAACTGATGAAGATTTAGTGAATTCATCAAAAAAGTGCGATATTGCATTGAAATGGCTTCAATCTGGAAATCAAGAAAGACTTCAAGGCCTGAGAGTCTTTTGTGAACATAGAGATTCCAGAGCTCTTCCATTGTTAGTACCTTTACTTGATGAACCCTCTCCTGTCGTAAGGATGAGTGCTGTTTATGCTTTAGGTAGAAACCCTTGTCCCCAAGCTATCGATCTTCTATTGCATTTACTGAGGTTCGATAGTAACGCTTATGTGCGAAAAGCTACTGCTTGGAGTCTTGGAAATTATTCAAATGCCCCCGTTCTAGAACCTCTGATTAATGCATTAAAAAAAGATGTTGCTGCTGTTCGACTTTGGGCATCCAGTTCTTTAGCAGAGGTTGGCCTTAATTCATTAGAAAGCTCTTTACCAGCAGCAAATCAATTACTTGAAAGTTTGCAAATTGATGGTGAACCAATCGTTAGGAGTAACTGTATTTGGTCTCTTGGTCGCCTTTACATCCATTTGAGTGAGGAAATCAAAATCCACATAGTAGAGGCTTTCATTTCTGTTTTATTGAATGACCGTGAACCTTCTGTCAGGTATGAAGCAAGGACAGCTTTGGAGCAATTGGACAGTCAAGAGGTACAAAAAAAATTAAAATCATTAATTGATGATGGTCAATTGGTTTAA
- a CDS encoding ferredoxin, protein MTFDPRAAFETRSIEYQSSNGIYDPSLAFEAANNEDFELSGRDPALGGKLREKAVWVDERKCIGCTYCSSVATNTFAMEPEEGRARAFRQDGDSHELIQEAIDTCPVDCIDWVSFEDLIKLKEVIKNHNFRNLGLPPVT, encoded by the coding sequence TTGACTTTTGATCCTAGAGCAGCTTTTGAAACTAGGTCTATTGAATATCAGTCCTCAAATGGTATTTATGATCCAAGTCTTGCATTCGAAGCAGCTAATAATGAAGATTTCGAGCTTAGTGGTAGAGATCCTGCCCTGGGAGGGAAGTTAAGGGAAAAAGCTGTTTGGGTTGATGAGAGAAAATGTATTGGCTGTACATACTGCAGCTCGGTTGCTACGAACACTTTTGCAATGGAGCCAGAAGAAGGTAGAGCAAGAGCTTTTAGGCAAGATGGAGATAGTCATGAATTAATACAAGAGGCCATAGATACCTGCCCAGTTGATTGCATAGATTGGGTTTCTTTTGAAGATTTAATTAAATTGAAGGAAGTTATAAAAAATCATAATTTTAGGAATTTAGGGTTACCACCTGTTACTTGA
- a CDS encoding DUF1257 domain-containing protein: protein MSHFSTVKTQLRKKEFLKQALIDLGYIPNEGENLVRGYRGQTVKAQITVEMSKGADIGFRWNEGSKSYELVTDLDLWKQTIPIERFLAQVTQRYALNTVLNSTIREGFQLSEQKQNLDGSIELVVTRWDS from the coding sequence ATGTCACATTTCAGCACTGTAAAAACCCAACTTCGTAAAAAAGAGTTTCTAAAACAAGCTCTTATTGATTTAGGTTATATCCCTAACGAAGGTGAAAATTTGGTTAGAGGTTATAGAGGTCAAACAGTTAAAGCTCAAATTACTGTTGAGATGAGTAAGGGTGCAGATATTGGATTTCGTTGGAATGAAGGGTCAAAATCATATGAACTAGTAACTGACCTTGATCTCTGGAAACAAACAATACCAATCGAAAGATTTTTAGCTCAAGTCACTCAGCGTTATGCTCTTAATACTGTTCTTAATTCAACAATTAGAGAGGGATTTCAATTATCTGAGCAAAAACAGAATTTAGATGGATCAATAGAACTAGTTGTCACACGCTGGGATTCCTAA
- the rlmN gene encoding 23S rRNA (adenine(2503)-C(2))-methyltransferase RlmN → MTKLPKLLSNASLLGLSSEDLQQFACQEGEKAFRGRQIHEWIYQRGAKSLDSISVLPKKWRDSLESKGIRIGRLDEINRVVAEDETLKLLMGTIDGEIIETVGIPTDKRLTVCVSSQIGCPMGCKFCATGKGGLNRSLNVNEIVDQVISVRETMNRRPTHVVFMGMGEPLLNIRNVLDSIECLTNDIGIGQRKITVSTVGIPNTLPDLAKLAQDRLGRVKFTLAVSLHAPNQTLRELIIPSASSYPIDSLLKDCKKYIELTGRRVSFEYILLGGLNDKDIHAEQLADLMRGFQSHVNLIAYNPIAEENFKRPSQFRVNAFRELLENRGVAVSVRASRGRDKDAACGQLRRQTIDKIRIN, encoded by the coding sequence GTGACAAAACTTCCTAAACTATTAAGTAATGCATCCTTGCTTGGCTTAAGTTCGGAAGATCTTCAACAATTTGCCTGTCAGGAAGGTGAAAAGGCTTTTCGTGGCAGGCAAATTCATGAATGGATATATCAAAGAGGAGCAAAAAGCTTAGATTCAATAAGTGTTCTTCCAAAAAAATGGCGAGATTCATTAGAAAGTAAAGGAATTAGGATTGGAAGACTGGACGAAATCAATAGAGTTGTAGCCGAAGATGAGACATTGAAATTATTAATGGGGACTATTGATGGCGAGATTATAGAAACAGTAGGAATACCAACAGATAAAAGACTTACTGTTTGTGTCTCAAGTCAAATTGGCTGCCCTATGGGTTGCAAATTTTGTGCAACTGGGAAGGGGGGGCTTAATAGATCTCTCAATGTCAATGAGATAGTTGATCAAGTGATTAGTGTTAGAGAAACAATGAACAGGAGGCCGACCCATGTGGTGTTTATGGGCATGGGCGAGCCACTCCTAAATATTCGGAATGTTCTAGACTCTATTGAATGTCTTACAAATGATATTGGTATTGGTCAGAGGAAGATAACTGTTAGTACTGTTGGGATACCTAATACTCTTCCAGATTTAGCGAAATTAGCTCAAGACCGTTTAGGAAGAGTTAAATTCACTCTTGCAGTCAGCCTTCATGCGCCTAATCAGACGTTACGTGAATTGATAATCCCCTCGGCGAGTTCATATCCAATTGATTCGTTATTGAAAGACTGTAAAAAATATATAGAACTCACTGGTAGACGAGTAAGTTTCGAGTATATACTTCTGGGTGGTTTAAATGACAAAGATATTCATGCAGAGCAGTTGGCTGATTTGATGAGAGGCTTTCAGAGCCATGTTAATTTGATAGCTTATAATCCAATTGCTGAAGAGAACTTTAAACGACCAAGCCAATTCAGAGTTAATGCCTTTAGAGAGCTATTAGAGAATAGGGGAGTTGCTGTAAGTGTCCGTGCAAGTAGAGGTAGAGATAAAGATGCGGCATGTGGACAATTAAGAAGGCAAACAATCGATAAAATAAGAATTAATTAA
- a CDS encoding DUF2997 domain-containing protein, whose product MPQRTLRFKIRQDGRVEESVEGLVGEACIDLTEKLEDALGTVERREPTSDTFLREKVQKQTISAEIH is encoded by the coding sequence ATGCCACAACGAACATTGCGTTTTAAAATTCGACAAGATGGACGGGTTGAAGAATCCGTTGAGGGTCTTGTTGGTGAAGCATGTATCGATTTGACTGAGAAGCTTGAGGATGCTTTAGGTACCGTCGAGAGAAGAGAACCAACCTCTGATACTTTTCTTCGTGAAAAGGTTCAAAAACAGACTATTTCTGCAGAAATCCACTGA